The proteins below come from a single Arthrobacter sp. B1I2 genomic window:
- a CDS encoding amino acid ABC transporter ATP-binding protein — protein MNDVVNNPRGGTATVHAAGVSITGLRKSYGSNEVLKGISLDVAPGEVVCLIGPSGSGKSTLLRCVNLLEQPNQGSIQVGGFEATDPDVDIDRMRRKVGMVFQQFNLFPHLNAMRNCTVAQTKVLKRSQAEADKVARHNLERVGLGHLADRFPDQLSGGQQQRVAIARALSMDPELMLFDEPTSALDPETVGDVLSVMRNLAQEGMTMLVVTHEMAFAREVADRVVFMDGGVVVEEGVAEQVIGAPTQPRTKEFLRRVLDPTHIEIEE, from the coding sequence ATGAACGACGTCGTCAACAATCCCCGCGGGGGAACGGCAACCGTCCACGCGGCGGGCGTGTCCATCACCGGCCTGCGGAAGTCCTATGGCTCGAACGAGGTCCTCAAAGGCATCAGCCTGGACGTTGCTCCCGGTGAAGTGGTGTGCCTGATCGGGCCATCGGGGTCCGGCAAGTCCACACTCCTCCGCTGCGTCAACCTGCTGGAGCAGCCCAACCAGGGCAGTATCCAGGTGGGCGGCTTCGAAGCAACGGACCCCGACGTGGACATCGACAGGATGCGCCGCAAGGTGGGCATGGTGTTCCAGCAGTTCAACCTGTTTCCGCACCTGAACGCCATGCGCAACTGCACCGTGGCGCAGACCAAGGTGCTCAAGCGTTCGCAGGCCGAGGCGGACAAGGTGGCCCGGCACAACCTTGAGCGCGTGGGCCTTGGCCACCTGGCCGACCGCTTCCCGGATCAGCTTTCCGGCGGCCAGCAGCAGCGCGTGGCGATCGCCAGGGCGCTGAGCATGGACCCGGAATTGATGCTCTTTGACGAGCCCACGTCCGCACTGGACCCGGAGACCGTGGGCGATGTCCTCTCGGTCATGCGCAACCTGGCCCAGGAGGGAATGACCATGCTGGTGGTGACCCACGAGATGGCCTTCGCCCGCGAGGTGGCCGACCGCGTGGTGTTCATGGACGGCGGCGTGGTGGTGGAGGAGGGTGTGGCCGAACAGGTCATTGGTGCCCCCACCCAGCCCCGCACCAAGGAGTTCCTCCGCCGCGTCCTGGATCCCACGCACATCGAGATCGAGGAATAG
- a CDS encoding amino acid ABC transporter permease translates to MAMTARQRARVSLYVQGGIFVVALAAIILAVDWKTIGTSVFNFGKIGPMFPDIFLSGLKNTLIYTFLGFVVGLSGGLLLALMKLSSFPLYRWIATGYIEFFRGIPALLVFIAFGYGVPLAFGVQWNVTIVVMISLGMVASAYIAETLRAGLQAVPKGQLEAARSLGMPHWRAMVTIVIPQAFKIVLPPLTNEVILLTKDSSLIYVLGLTASQYELTKFGRDGISSLGAGLTPLLVAGAFYLVITIPLSLLARKFESRSARTKR, encoded by the coding sequence ATGGCAATGACCGCACGCCAACGGGCCAGGGTAAGCCTCTACGTCCAGGGCGGGATCTTCGTAGTGGCCCTCGCTGCCATCATCCTGGCCGTGGACTGGAAGACCATCGGCACCAGCGTCTTCAACTTCGGCAAGATCGGTCCGATGTTCCCGGACATCTTCCTGTCCGGCCTCAAGAACACCCTCATCTACACCTTCCTGGGCTTTGTTGTCGGTCTTTCCGGCGGCTTGCTGCTGGCACTCATGAAGTTGTCCAGCTTCCCGCTCTACCGCTGGATCGCCACCGGCTACATCGAGTTCTTCCGCGGCATCCCCGCACTGCTGGTCTTCATCGCTTTCGGCTACGGCGTTCCGTTGGCGTTTGGCGTGCAGTGGAACGTGACCATCGTGGTCATGATCTCCCTGGGCATGGTGGCCTCGGCCTACATCGCCGAGACCCTGCGCGCAGGCCTCCAGGCGGTACCCAAGGGCCAGCTCGAGGCGGCCCGGTCCCTGGGCATGCCGCACTGGCGTGCCATGGTCACCATCGTGATCCCCCAGGCCTTCAAGATCGTGCTTCCTCCGCTGACCAACGAGGTCATCCTGCTGACGAAGGACTCCTCGCTGATCTACGTCCTGGGCCTGACGGCATCGCAGTACGAACTCACCAAGTTCGGCCGCGACGGTATTTCCAGCCTCGGTGCCGGCCTGACGCCGCTTCTGGTCGCCGGCGCGTTCTACCTGGTGATCACCATCCCGCTGAGCCTCCTGGCCCGGAAGTTCGAAAGCCGCTCCGCGCGGACCAAGCGATAG
- a CDS encoding ABC transporter substrate-binding protein, whose protein sequence is MQLKSLAAAKMSAKAAALLAAGALTLTACGGSSTPAASEGGIKLINAGKLTVCSDIPYEPFEFQKDGKTVGFDIDIANEVAKDLGAELNTVDSSFEAIETGTALTQCDVSISSISITDTRKSVMDFSTPYLDDDLTLVASSSSGIKSLDDAKGKKVGVQQATTGAQYAKDKDIEAQQFEDTGLLVQALQAGTIDAALGNQSVLGYATKDDAKFKSVEDFATGEKLGIAVKKGNTAMLDKVNGTLKRLTDDGSLEKFKTTWFGQTTK, encoded by the coding sequence ATGCAGCTCAAGTCCCTGGCCGCGGCCAAAATGTCAGCCAAGGCAGCAGCACTCCTGGCCGCCGGTGCCCTCACCCTCACGGCCTGCGGCGGAAGCTCCACCCCCGCCGCCTCCGAAGGCGGCATCAAGCTGATCAACGCTGGCAAGCTCACCGTTTGCTCGGACATCCCCTACGAGCCGTTCGAATTCCAGAAGGACGGCAAGACCGTCGGTTTCGACATCGACATCGCCAACGAGGTAGCCAAGGATCTCGGTGCGGAACTGAACACCGTGGACAGCTCCTTTGAAGCCATCGAGACCGGAACTGCGCTGACCCAGTGCGATGTGTCCATCTCCTCGATCTCCATCACGGACACCCGCAAGTCGGTCATGGACTTCTCCACCCCGTACCTGGACGACGACCTGACCCTGGTGGCCAGCTCCAGCTCGGGAATCAAGAGCCTGGATGACGCCAAGGGCAAGAAGGTCGGCGTCCAGCAGGCCACCACCGGCGCCCAGTACGCCAAGGACAAGGACATCGAGGCGCAGCAGTTCGAGGACACCGGCCTCCTGGTCCAGGCCCTCCAGGCCGGTACCATCGACGCCGCCCTGGGAAACCAGTCGGTTCTGGGCTACGCAACCAAGGATGATGCCAAGTTCAAGAGCGTTGAGGACTTCGCTACGGGCGAGAAGCTCGGCATCGCCGTCAAGAAGGGCAACACGGCCATGCTGGACAAGGTCAACGGAACCCTCAAGCGCCTGACCGATGACGGCTCGCTGGAGAAGTTCAAGACCACCTGGTTCGGCCAGACCACCAAGTAG
- a CDS encoding isochorismate synthase has protein sequence MTSTFRTLTVPLDGKAFPGGLPSFLVRDDILCWTRREAGLAGFGEIARFTATGPDRFLEADIWWRHLVLEADVTDSVELPGTGPVAFGSFAFSKTSAHESRLIVPEIVVGVRDNQVWLTQLTFDDGLLTEETALAALDRWLSPGSAGASAAGSTTAAADSAGNAPPGDVPGAGGGAVVRPLPLAAGATLHTGSLSEEAWMDAVAAGVAEIRTGALEKLVLARDVVATIPSGVHAADVLRELAARYRECWTYGVDGLVGATPEMLIQVEGRTAQARVLAGTLDRRDAHGEDGAPMEYATRVLAGSEKQRHEHEIAIQSLTRQLAPFSEAMNAHDEPFILELPNVWHLASDVKAELTEVEGHVPTCLALINALHPTAAVCGTPTLVAGELIRKLERLDRGPYAGPVGWLDAAGNGEWGIALRGAVIESPETVRLYAGCGIVDGSQPEAELAETWAKFRPMLESLGISS, from the coding sequence ATGACGAGCACGTTCCGCACCTTGACAGTCCCCCTGGATGGCAAAGCGTTCCCCGGGGGGCTGCCGTCGTTTCTGGTCCGGGACGACATCCTGTGCTGGACCCGCCGGGAAGCCGGCTTGGCCGGGTTCGGCGAGATCGCGCGCTTCACCGCCACGGGGCCGGACCGGTTCCTGGAGGCGGACATCTGGTGGCGGCACCTGGTCCTGGAGGCCGACGTCACCGACTCCGTGGAGCTGCCGGGCACCGGGCCCGTGGCCTTTGGCTCCTTCGCCTTTTCGAAAACCTCCGCCCATGAGTCCCGCCTGATCGTGCCCGAGATCGTGGTGGGCGTGCGGGACAACCAGGTGTGGCTCACGCAGTTAACGTTCGACGACGGCCTGCTCACCGAGGAGACGGCCCTCGCCGCGCTGGACCGCTGGCTGAGCCCTGGTTCCGCCGGCGCCTCCGCTGCGGGAAGCACGACGGCGGCAGCGGACTCCGCCGGGAACGCTCCCCCGGGCGACGTGCCCGGCGCAGGGGGCGGCGCCGTCGTACGTCCACTCCCCCTGGCTGCCGGCGCCACACTGCACACCGGCTCCCTCAGCGAGGAAGCCTGGATGGACGCCGTGGCGGCAGGCGTGGCCGAGATCCGTACCGGCGCCCTGGAGAAGCTGGTCCTGGCGCGGGACGTGGTGGCGACTATTCCCTCCGGCGTACATGCCGCAGATGTGCTGCGCGAACTCGCGGCGAGGTACCGCGAGTGCTGGACGTACGGGGTGGACGGGCTGGTGGGGGCCACGCCCGAAATGCTGATCCAGGTGGAAGGGCGCACGGCCCAGGCGCGGGTGCTGGCCGGCACCCTGGACCGCCGGGACGCGCACGGCGAGGACGGGGCTCCCATGGAGTACGCAACCCGTGTGCTTGCCGGCTCTGAAAAGCAGCGGCATGAGCATGAGATTGCCATCCAGTCGCTGACCAGGCAGCTTGCACCGTTCTCCGAGGCGATGAATGCGCACGATGAGCCCTTCATCCTGGAACTGCCCAACGTGTGGCACCTGGCCTCGGACGTCAAGGCCGAACTCACCGAGGTGGAAGGCCACGTGCCCACCTGCCTGGCCCTGATCAACGCGCTGCACCCAACCGCGGCCGTCTGCGGAACCCCGACCCTGGTGGCTGGAGAGCTGATCCGCAAGCTGGAGCGTCTGGACCGCGGCCCTTACGCCGGCCCCGTGGGGTGGCTGGATGCGGCGGGCAACGGCGAGTGGGGTATCGCCCTGCGCGGGGCCGTGATCGAGTCGCCGGAAACGGTCCGGTTGTATGCCGGTTGCGGCATCGTCGATGGCTCCCAGCCCGAGGCGGAACTGGCCGAGACCTGGGCCAAGTTCCGGCCGATGCTGGAGTCCCTGGGCATCAGCAGCTGA